The DNA window CTTACTAAAATAGGATGGGATGTTACATGAGTTGAATATTTTACAAATACATCCCAAGGGTCCATCATCATGCCCCGACTAATGTAAGCCAATTctttttatcatacttgacacaACTAATCTGACATGACTCATTTGCATCAGTTTTATTGTGGATGAATGGATATTAGTATAACATACGATCCGAGCTACAATAACATTATTTGAAATGCCATTCTCCAAAGAAAATATTATACATCCCTTGAAAATTCAGCTACGTGCATGTTTCCACGAACCAAGATAAATTGACattttgaaatttcaaaataagaagaagaaaaaaactaaacaaaaaatccAACTAAAATTTGAATCCTTTTCACATTTATTTCAAGAATTCGAAGAAACCACACAAGCAGTTGATTATGGCGCGAGCAAAAGGGCAGGCCGCTTTGCTCGTCCAAGGTTTTTTGGGGTCGCCGTGGAGGAGATTTTTAGCCACTTATGCCCTTCTTTGTATGATAGAATGAAATGAGTGTGGAATGAAATGAAGGTAAGAGTGGAATGAATATAGGAATGTAATGACAATTTCTTTGTATTTTCTTGCATTCTCAGTCTATTTCTTCCTTCATTCCATTATAACAAACAATGAATAGAATGGATATAGGAACATTCCATTCCATTATACCGAGAAGGACATTGGGATTTTGAGGCGTCGAAACGTCGTGATTTCATCTTGAATTTTGTCTAATCCATGTAAATTTGATGGTTGGCCATTTTTGCTGAAAAATTCTTATTCGAGTCGGGTTGGAAAATTTACACGGAATgaaaagtttgtgatatttacGACCAAATCTTAAAGTTTATGAGAAATAACATAAACAAGCCAAAGTTCATACAGACCAATATTTCAACAGTTTATAATTAATTCTTAAATGGATTAAATGGACTTTTGAATAGGTTAGACGTGTTCTAGGAAACGTTTGACTTACTAGGGTTAGAAACAAGAAAACTTTGAAAGTTGATGTATTAATAGACAAATTACCATTTTTATTAAAACATTTCGTTTAAAATTCTCGCCATTTATGCTACGCTAACACTTTTTACGAACACGTCAACTTCAATTTAGAGAAAATTAATTTCATTGGAAAAATCATTGaacaaaaaaattcaagaagaaattgaaaatatatatttacatgCAGATATCCCAAAATAAAGTTACATGATACTAGTAtaggtagtgataaaatgcaagctctaaatattgtaaaactacaaactatgatatggaccgttaaaaatgtcaacagatgatgAAATAGCAGCAACAAAATATGTCAACACGATGTCAacagaatgtcaacacaacatcaattgttgacattgtgttgatattttttgttgttattattttgtcatctattaACATTTTTAAGGGTACAGATTATAGTTTggaatttgtacaatatttagagtttgcatttgattgcatcttatactagtacactataaaatttcaataaaataatcattgttgtatattttgatatattttaatttaattttgaatgtAAGTGACGTAAGTTtaacatatttcaaaatttaacgttggataatattttatttaataaacaaTATATTTAACgcgtaatattttatttcaatttcacGGTATAATAAAAACTAGTCTATAAATTCATGATTCTTTCCTGTATTTGGAATCTTGGCACTTTTCACAAGAAACATGTAGATTCCTTTTAGTAGGTCTTATTCCAAAGTAAAGGAATCATATGAAGTCCCTCcaattcttttaattatttaaccATTTAAGGAATCTATTTTACTTTGTGTGTAACACATAACTCGATTCTATCTAATTTTATGCTTTTAAGATGTGACAGTGGGATACCTAAATGTGAATTCCATGTCTTTAGTGATAGAGCATAGTTTTTTGAGGTTTTTCCTATGCAATAAAATATGCTTCAATAAAGttcaattattataattattggGTTTTGTTTTGGTTTGTTTGCGACTTGATCAAGGAGGAATGAGTGTAAGACCGAGATTGTTTTAATCTTTGACCTAACTACTTACAATCATCGCTTTGATGTCCCCTAAAGACTTCTTCGACTTTGTTTTAATAGTCTCGAGTTATTTTTCGGTCGTAATTCAAATTTACAACCATTAATGTAATGTTTGTTTTCGTAGTTTACTGTTTAGTAATCTAAAAATTTCATCCTATGAAATAGTTGTGATTCGATGTACACTAAAAGTTGAATGAAAATTGCGAGGGCTATCAGAGATTGGAATGGAGATTAAAAAGCGACAAGTATGCGGCTTGTTGAAGAATGTGGATAggcttttcttcttctttttctacttttcttggCTACTTCCTTGATGTTTTGTTGCTTGGCTGCTTTTGGTGTTGCTTTATTGAGGTTACATAGGCCTTCTTCTTTTTAATAGTTGTTGATTTAGTTGTTTTTGCTAGTCGGTTGAATCTCTTTAATTTTGTATGTTGTACCTCTGCTTGTCATTTCTGATTtctaaatacataaaaaaaagttaatgaaacGTTCACGGTTGCTAATATGTAGTTCTACTGTTGAATACTTAGTGAAGCCTTGAATTATTCCCTACCAAAAGTCCGCCAcaagttaattaattactaaCTGATAAAGAATGAACTTTGGAATATCAAAGAAAATGTTTGATAGGCTATGGTGGCtgtaattttaaattgttgAAGGTGATATAACGATAATAACTCTTATAGTATTACTCAGATATATTTTTAATCGATAACAATTGGCTAATAATGGACCCTAAATCATAATAAAAAgacatttacataattatcaCAATTCCTGCGGTCCATTGAAAATATTTTGGACTTTGTAAAATTTGAATTCGAATTCATCCATCACCAAAAATTCTCAAATGAAAACCTCATTCTAAATATATCATACATATGGTTATCAATATTTTCTGTCAATTTCGTGAAATGATGCATGAACAATTCATACCACATTATGTGTTGTAATTTAGTTTTATTCATCGATTTggagacaaaaaaaaatattcttacTATAATGGACCTCGGCGATTATTGTCTCATTATACAAAGTGTTAACCACACGCAACATGCTTCTGGTGATCTTTGGTGCTTTCCAGTTTTAGATTTATAAGAGTATGATCAGAGCATTCTTGTTGCATGTCGATCCATTCAGTAGATTTTGCATTCAGTTCCTTATAGAAAGTAAGTTAGTATTGTTCATAACCTCACGGATGTGGACAATCTAACGTGAAGGACTTTACTGATAATACTTGGTGTGATATAACACTAAATTGAatcatgaagaaaaaaaaatgtaattctATGTAGGTTAAACTAAGTATGAGGTCTTTATTAATACCAcattcgttccatagtagtggaatcattttttttggcacggaaactaagaaaaattgtgttaagtgagttaagtaaagtaagaataaagtagaaaatgaaaaatgtagagagataaagagataataaagtaactGAGATCAAGtataagtgagaagaaatgcgttgacttttactaaaaaagaaaatgactcaactactatagAACGTACCAAAAcagcaaaatgactccactactatggaacggatagAGTAGTATctctaataaaatttaattaattaaattaaaatttgtttaattaaatCAGAAGTCTATTAGGAGAAAGACATATCTTAGATTGTCCACAGTGGTGGCGCCGCGTCGCCGCAAACGCGGTGGGGGTGGTTCACCGGCGGCCAGCGCGACGGACCACTGTAGTGCGCCGACCGccggattttttttattttgaatttttctaattagtttattttatttttcttaaattttgatgatgtttttttctaactattttcatctgataatttttattctggtccaattaaatataccaacaattgatTAAATAATGTGATTTATGGCTATGGCATGGTTGTCCACTGAGTTGGATAAGTTTTTGTGGCGGTGGAAGAGTTTTTGTGGCTGTTGGCTGGCTGTTCCGTGACTGgtgtccaccaccaccactgtggacactcttagatATCCTTGGATCCCCTAAACTCATTAGTACTCTATAAAGTGTAAATAGAGGAAAAAGAAATGGGATTACATCATCACGTCTACAACAATTAAAATCCACCCCTTACTATAGGAGAATTTGACACTTCCGAGTTTATAGCTTATTGGTCAAGCAATATTAAAACTTCCGAGTAAGTATAATTTGTTGAAATATCCAAGGTTCAGATCATTAAACTTGGGAGTAAGTATAATATGTTGAAATATCTGGGGGATGGAAGGCCTCGTCCAAATCCAGATTATCAATAATTCTAAATATTTGAGCAAAGTGTGGCAAGTTGAATTGGGGGAGGGAGGCGGCTTGCCATCTCGCTATTTTTGGCATCCAGACCAAATGTTTCCTCcttccaaaagaaaaaaacatcACCAGAAATATGTTGAGCCAAAAATACATGTGTTGAATAGTCGTCTACTATCGTTAGGCGACACAGAACGACTGGGTTTCTTAAAAATGTTAAATTAATAATGCCCGCCTTTTTATCAACCCACAATGTTAATTCATTTCTGTCACAGTTGTATATTTGTACATCACAATTCACAGGTATGCTAATGCTATTCAGCCGTCTCAAAAGATTTTCCCCttttaactcatttttattCAACTAGATTTTTTAATTTGCCACAAAGTTGCCTACTATTTCTATACTATTAGTGTGCGAGCAGCATAAACAACaaattgaagaagaaaataGAGTACTAAATTGGAATTAAACACGACTAAGTGAGCGAGCAGCATAAACAAATTTATGGACGGAGCCTTAGATTGTACAACGAGTTCCATACACCAATATGCATATCCAAATCATCTAAACTCgggaaaaaaaacaaagaaaaataatcacAACAACATTATTTCGCTccgtaattttttttctttttttaattcgcaCAGGCCACAGATTATTCCCAAAATTCGACAAATTTCAAGCTCACGCTTTGGGCGAATCACTCACCTCATCATCCTCTGCCGCTCTGCACAGCGCCAACTGCGACGCTGTCCTCGGAATCTCCGCCGAcgccgaggcgggggaggaggaCGGAGACAGCGAGGACTGGCCGATCAGCGCCAGAGATCCTTCGCTCCAGGAGCGGCGGATCGGGTAGGAGACCTTATCGTATCTGGAGCGGTGGGGGCAGTGTCCGGCAGAGTTGTGGAGAGCGCAGCCGCAGTTGCGGTGGTAGGGGCGGCGCTGGATCCCGGTGTCCGCGGCGGTAATGCAGCCTTCGAGCAGGCTCCGGAATAAGCCGTCGCCGGCAGCTCCAGTGGCCATGGCTTACAAATTGATGCAGATATTTTTCTGCGGTTTGGGGAATGGAATTCAATTGATTTTTTGTATTTGTAGGATTGTGCAGAGCTATTTGAATAGTAACGTGTAAAGTGACAGAGTATTTTGTACGTGACATGTGGAGGGAATACTCTTGTGGGCCCAACTAAaccatttaatatttcaattactttttgCTCATAGACTACGATTTAAATGTGGTTACGCGTTAATGTTAATAATCTTTTCTGGAGTACTACCTTTAAtccaaagattaaaaaaaatatgagtgtTTAGATATTGAGTGAATAAAGAATATAAACAATAGTCaagtaaaattgataaagaaaacgtaaaataaaagagaatataatttgtaccaaaaaataaaagtgacTAAACTGCGTTTAAAAACAAATATGACTCAATTATGAAATTGATGGAGTACATGAAATTGAGGGAGTACATCATTTGTTTCAAGTAATAGTTTATTAACTTTATTAATTACTCTTTAGTATATGAAAATCCATAATTGAAATTAATGATCATGAATGCAATTCCAATTCGCAATACATAGATTGAGGCATCAATTTTCCTAAATCGATGTTTATTTAGCTATAAAAACTTGATTACTGGTttaaaatgttttaaaaaccggaccggaccggccggttcgaccggtcggaccgcgaaccggtaggtagtccggtccgattcacccctttaaaccaccactgcattgaaccgccgtgaaccggtggaaccggcctgtcggaccgtgaaccggaaaccggaaaccggttttctattaccactgcattgaaccgccgtgaaccggtggaaccggcctATCGGACCAGTTGGACCGTGAACTGGAAATCGGTTTTCTATTACCACTGCATTGAACCGccgtgaaccggtggaaccggccggtcggaccagttggaccgtgaaccggaaaccggttttctattattttttttcaaaattttttaaaatttgttgttggtagaggttgaactcatgacctctcttctagttaagaagacctctaccactccaccacatggactcattgaacaatttgaacattaaatatttttatacattaaccattaattttatctacaaaaactaataattcattttaattttattattctttaatataattgttacttataatatatataattatcatcctttatattttaatgatgctctacttaccacctatattattattagtaacatataagattcattatttactataaataaattttttatattacatacttaatttatataccctagctattgacattaatgaataatcttatctaaactaattaataagtacttaattcgtatttaattatatattattttacgaaataaattttcttaaattaatataaacattatctattttaatacatgaaatattaaatttttttatctagactaactaatattaaatatatatatctgaatatatttactaaattttaatattatttatatttatacatcactaattatctataaggtttaatgttttgtgatatattattaattgtaaatcatttactaaatttaatatatttttatatatatttgcaacagtaaaacggttagaccggtggttcgatcggttggactggttgaaccgtgaaccagtaacgtcgccggttcggttgccggtccggtttttaaaacattgggtTTAATACTAGACagtatcttatttatttaattgtggacCACCGCAAAAAGGTTAGTTGCGTAGATTAAATTGATACTtcaattaaaaagaagaaaataaaaagagtcGCGTTGTGCAAACGTCCGCACTCCATAAATTAGGTCATTTTCTATAGCGCAAGTGTCGATTGATCATGATGTTTGAGTATCAAAGTTGAGGTTCAATTTTGTTTCTATTTTGTaaacataataaaaatgaaatcattTAATTTTCACATTGGATAACGACGCGGTGAGTTCTACTACGATATGTGTACTTATTAGAATAATCTCTTCTATTCACGTATCAGCATATTATAATTGGATTTCGCATATTCATACTACAAAAAAGTGTCTCTATTCATCTATATAAATTAGGATTGATTATTAAAAAAACTTCTCGATCTTGGTTCAATTCTGGTTTTAGCCAAgttatatatttcaaatttagtcctgaaaaataaatttgcgattcctgaaaaattaaatatcatCACAAGTCTTTGGTAATGGAAAAATATCTTCATGTAtccatttattttcttattatgCATTGGATTCCATTAAGGACACATCTTTTCATTCTctaattattataa is part of the Salvia splendens isolate huo1 chromosome 6, SspV2, whole genome shotgun sequence genome and encodes:
- the LOC121806845 gene encoding uncharacterized protein LOC121806845, whose amino-acid sequence is MATGAAGDGLFRSLLEGCITAADTGIQRRPYHRNCGCALHNSAGHCPHRSRYDKVSYPIRRSWSEGSLALIGQSSLSPSSSPASASAEIPRTASQLALCRAAEDDEVSDSPKA